Proteins encoded by one window of Pseudomonas sp. PSKL.D1:
- the miaA gene encoding tRNA (adenosine(37)-N6)-dimethylallyltransferase MiaA, translating to MSSKPPAIFLMGPTAAGKTDLAIELTKVLPCELISVDSALVYRGMDIGSAKPSKEILAAHPHRLIDILDPAESYSAAQFRADALEAMADITARGNIPLLVGGTMLYYKALLEGLADMPAADAAVRAELEAQAEALGLAELHRQLAEVDPVSAARIHPNDPQRLIRALEVYRVSGESMTAHRQRQFAESSGADAGADTHLPYTVASLAIAPTDRHILHQRIALRFSQMLEQGFVDEVRSLRARSDLHAGLPSIRAVGYRQVWDYLDGKLTENEMRERGIIATRQLAKRQFTWLRGWPDVHWLDSLACDNLSRTLKYLGAISILS from the coding sequence ATGAGCAGCAAGCCCCCAGCAATATTCCTCATGGGCCCGACCGCGGCCGGCAAGACCGACCTCGCCATCGAGCTGACCAAGGTGCTGCCCTGCGAGTTGATCAGCGTCGATTCGGCACTGGTCTACCGCGGCATGGACATCGGCAGCGCCAAGCCTTCAAAGGAAATCCTGGCAGCCCATCCACACCGGCTGATCGATATCCTCGACCCGGCCGAGAGTTATTCCGCTGCGCAGTTTCGCGCCGATGCCCTGGAGGCCATGGCCGATATCACCGCGCGCGGAAACATTCCGTTGCTGGTTGGTGGCACCATGCTTTATTACAAGGCATTGCTGGAAGGCCTGGCCGACATGCCTGCCGCCGATGCCGCCGTGCGTGCGGAGCTGGAGGCTCAGGCCGAGGCGCTTGGCCTGGCCGAGTTGCACCGGCAGTTGGCCGAGGTAGACCCGGTTTCGGCCGCCCGCATCCACCCCAATGACCCTCAGCGGCTGATCCGTGCCCTTGAGGTCTACCGGGTAAGTGGCGAAAGCATGACGGCCCATCGCCAGCGTCAATTCGCGGAAAGTAGCGGCGCAGACGCAGGCGCTGACACACATTTGCCCTATACTGTCGCGAGTTTGGCGATTGCTCCTACAGATCGTCACATTTTGCATCAGCGAATTGCGTTACGATTTTCGCAGATGCTGGAACAGGGCTTCGTCGACGAGGTCCGATCGCTGCGAGCCAGAAGTGACTTGCACGCCGGGCTGCCGTCTATACGGGCAGTGGGGTATCGGCAGGTCTGGGATTACCTGGACGGCAAGCTGACTGAGAATGAGATGCGTGAACGCGGTATCATTGCTACCCGGCAGCTGGCCAAGCGGCAGTTCACCTGGTTGCGTGGCTGGCCCGACGTACACTGGCTGGATAGCCTGGCCTGCGACAATCTGTCCCGCACCTTGAAATACCTTGGGGCCATCTCCATATTGAGCTGA
- the hfq gene encoding RNA chaperone Hfq, whose translation MSKGHSLQDPYLNTLRKEKVPVSIYLVNGIKLQGSIESFDQFVVLLKNTVSQMVYKHAISTVVPARPVRLPSPSDADGSDSEPGNA comes from the coding sequence ATGTCAAAAGGGCATTCGCTACAAGACCCTTACTTGAACACCTTGAGAAAAGAAAAGGTCCCGGTTTCGATCTATCTGGTCAACGGGATCAAGCTGCAGGGCTCGATCGAATCTTTCGACCAGTTCGTGGTGCTGTTGAAAAACACCGTCAGCCAGATGGTCTACAAGCACGCCATTTCGACCGTCGTACCTGCTCGTCCGGTTCGCCTGCCAAGCCCGTCCGATGCCGACGGCAGCGACAGCGAGCCAGGCAACGCCTGA
- the hflX gene encoding ribosome rescue GTPase HflX — translation MFFERHGGGERAMLVHLEGQNPEAREDPQEFQELALSAGADIVTLVTVARHQPTAKYLIGSGKVEELRDLVKAEQVDLVIFNHTLTPSQERNLERVFECRVLDRTGLILDIFAQRARTHEGKLQVELAQLDHMSTRLVRGWTHLERQKGGIGLRGPGETQLETDRRLLRVRIRQIKSRLEKVRSQREQARRGRKRADIPSVSLVGYTNAGKSTLFNALTESEVYAADQLFATLDPTLRRLELADLGPIVLADTVGFIRHLPHKLVEAFRATLEESSNSDLLLHVIDSHEPERMEQIEQVLAVLGEIGAEGLPILEVYNKLDLLEDVEPQIQRNADGKPERVWVSARDGRGLELVGQAIAELLGDDLFVGTLCLEQRFARLRAQFFALGAVQSEEHDEEGRSLLSVRLPMVELNRLVSREGMEPQVFVEQHTLQ, via the coding sequence TTGTTCTTTGAGCGCCACGGTGGTGGTGAGCGGGCGATGCTCGTTCACTTGGAAGGTCAGAACCCTGAGGCGCGCGAAGACCCGCAGGAGTTTCAGGAACTGGCATTGTCGGCCGGGGCCGACATCGTTACGTTGGTCACGGTTGCAAGGCACCAGCCTACAGCCAAATACCTGATTGGCAGCGGCAAGGTCGAGGAATTGCGCGACCTGGTCAAAGCCGAACAGGTAGACCTGGTGATTTTCAATCACACCCTCACGCCCAGTCAGGAGCGCAACCTCGAACGTGTCTTCGAGTGTCGCGTGCTCGACCGCACGGGGCTGATCCTCGACATCTTCGCCCAGCGGGCGCGTACCCATGAAGGCAAGCTGCAGGTTGAACTCGCCCAGCTCGACCACATGAGCACGCGGCTGGTACGCGGCTGGACCCACCTTGAGCGTCAAAAGGGTGGTATCGGCTTGCGTGGCCCGGGTGAAACACAGCTCGAAACCGACCGCCGCCTGTTGCGCGTGCGTATTCGCCAGATCAAATCACGTCTTGAGAAGGTGCGCAGCCAGCGCGAGCAGGCTCGCCGTGGGCGCAAGCGCGCGGACATTCCTTCGGTGTCGCTGGTGGGTTACACCAACGCCGGCAAGTCCACGCTGTTCAACGCCCTGACCGAATCCGAGGTTTATGCGGCCGATCAGTTGTTCGCCACCCTCGACCCGACCTTGCGCCGGCTTGAGTTGGCCGACCTGGGGCCGATCGTGCTGGCAGACACCGTGGGCTTCATTCGCCACCTGCCGCACAAGCTGGTTGAAGCTTTTCGGGCTACGCTCGAAGAGTCGAGCAACTCTGACCTGTTGCTGCATGTGATCGACTCCCACGAGCCTGAGCGCATGGAGCAGATCGAGCAGGTGTTGGCGGTGTTGGGCGAGATCGGTGCCGAAGGCTTGCCGATCCTTGAGGTCTATAACAAACTCGACCTGCTCGAAGATGTCGAGCCGCAGATCCAGCGTAACGCCGACGGCAAGCCGGAGAGGGTCTGGGTATCGGCACGCGATGGGCGTGGTCTGGAGCTGGTTGGCCAGGCGATTGCCGAGTTGCTGGGGGATGATCTGTTTGTCGGTACCCTGTGTCTGGAGCAGCGTTTTGCCCGCTTGCGCGCGCAATTCTTTGCCTTGGGTGCCGTGCAAAGTGAGGAGCATGACGAAGAAGGGCGCAGCCTGCTGAGTGTGCGACTGCCCATGGTCGAGTTGAATCGCCTGGTCAGCCGTGAAGGCATGGAGCCGCAAGTGTTTGTCGAGCAACACACTTTGCAATAA
- the hflK gene encoding FtsH protease activity modulator HflK, giving the protein MAWNEPGGNSNNQDPWGGRRGGGGGGGDKKGPPDLDEAFRKLQDSLNGMFGSGKKRGGGDRNVGKGGGYGLLGIGLVVLAAIWLYSAVYVVDEQEQAVVLRFGKYYETVGPGLNIYFPPIDRKYMENVTRERAYTKQGQMLTEDENIVEVPLTVQYKISNLQDFVLNVDQPEVSLQHATDSALRHVVGSTSMDQVLTEGREQMAVDIRERLQRFLDNYRTGITVTQVNVQSAAAPREVQEAFDDVIRAREDEQRARNQAESYANGVVPEARGQAQRIIEDANGYRDEVIARAKGEADRFTKLVAEYRKAPDVTRQRLYLETMQEVYSNTSKVMVATKDGQNNLLYLPLDKMVEGSRNASAPVSSVSPSANDAAARAAQDLQQQQQQLRTRESR; this is encoded by the coding sequence ATGGCTTGGAACGAGCCGGGTGGCAACTCGAACAATCAGGACCCCTGGGGCGGTCGTCGCGGTGGCGGCGGCGGTGGTGGCGACAAGAAAGGCCCACCAGATCTGGACGAGGCCTTCCGCAAACTGCAGGACAGCCTCAATGGCATGTTCGGCAGTGGCAAGAAACGTGGTGGCGGTGACCGCAATGTCGGCAAAGGTGGCGGCTATGGGCTGCTGGGCATTGGCCTGGTCGTGCTGGCGGCTATCTGGCTGTACAGCGCCGTGTATGTGGTCGACGAACAGGAGCAGGCCGTGGTGCTGCGCTTCGGTAAGTACTATGAGACGGTCGGTCCCGGCCTGAACATCTACTTCCCGCCGATTGATCGCAAGTACATGGAAAACGTCACGCGTGAGCGTGCCTACACCAAGCAGGGCCAGATGCTGACCGAAGACGAGAACATCGTCGAGGTGCCGCTGACCGTCCAGTACAAGATCAGCAATCTTCAGGACTTCGTGCTCAACGTCGACCAGCCTGAGGTGAGCCTGCAGCACGCGACCGACAGTGCCCTGCGCCACGTGGTGGGTTCCACCTCGATGGACCAGGTGCTGACCGAAGGCCGTGAGCAGATGGCCGTGGATATCCGCGAACGCCTGCAGCGCTTCCTCGACAACTACCGTACCGGTATCACCGTCACCCAGGTCAACGTACAAAGCGCGGCAGCCCCGCGTGAAGTGCAGGAAGCCTTCGACGACGTGATCCGTGCCCGCGAAGACGAGCAGCGTGCCCGCAACCAGGCTGAGTCCTACGCCAATGGCGTGGTGCCGGAAGCCCGTGGTCAGGCGCAACGCATCATCGAGGACGCCAACGGTTACCGCGACGAAGTCATCGCCCGCGCCAAGGGTGAGGCTGATCGCTTCACCAAGCTGGTCGCCGAGTACCGCAAGGCGCCTGACGTGACCCGCCAGCGTCTGTACCTGGAGACCATGCAAGAGGTGTACAGCAACACCAGCAAGGTCATGGTGGCCACCAAGGACGGGCAGAACAACCTGCTCTACCTGCCACTGGACAAGATGGTCGAAGGCAGCCGCAACGCGTCGGCGCCGGTCAGCAGCGTATCGCCATCGGCCAACGATGCCGCCGCGCGCGCCGCGCAAGACCTGCAACAGCAACAGCAGCAGCTGCGTACTAGGGAGAGCCGCTGA